In a single window of the bacterium genome:
- a CDS encoding acyl-CoA dehydrogenase translates to MRSTQIDRNGPTSNPGVEMARSVRQLVMDNAEANELARTLNKATVEALWKSGLVQLQNPREAGGAEHSVPEMIEVWEELSWQDGSMGWIGIANLPSTAFAAAYLPDEGFAEVFTAHDNKVVLGGQFAPNGQGHVTEGGFTLSGKWNFGSGIGHSEYVAAGFMPVRDGVPLMGEGGLPDMRVAILPREDIRFTDGWYVQGLKGTGSFDYEVHEVFVPEVRTYPLFTRNPQRGGNVFRLGIMPIVAAGHGAWAMGVARSCLDDVIELAESRQRMGDATTLANKMTFQVDLTHHEAMWRAAWCLLRDANEEVWEQINGGAELSLEMRADLRMAASYATNASREIVHWAHLAAGTTAIREGCRLERAFRDMYTGTQHAFIGEKTYVDSANVMLGLSDQLPAL, encoded by the coding sequence ATGCGAAGCACGCAGATCGACCGCAACGGCCCGACGTCCAATCCTGGCGTCGAGATGGCCCGCTCGGTTCGCCAACTCGTGATGGACAACGCCGAGGCAAACGAACTCGCCCGCACGCTCAACAAGGCGACCGTCGAGGCGCTCTGGAAGTCGGGGCTCGTACAGCTCCAGAATCCGCGCGAAGCGGGCGGCGCCGAGCATTCGGTTCCCGAGATGATCGAGGTCTGGGAGGAGCTCTCGTGGCAGGACGGATCCATGGGATGGATCGGGATCGCGAACCTGCCCTCGACCGCGTTCGCTGCGGCCTATCTTCCTGACGAAGGCTTCGCCGAGGTCTTTACCGCCCACGACAACAAGGTCGTGCTCGGAGGCCAGTTCGCACCCAACGGGCAGGGGCACGTGACCGAGGGCGGCTTCACCCTTTCGGGCAAGTGGAATTTCGGAAGCGGCATCGGCCACAGCGAGTACGTGGCCGCAGGCTTCATGCCCGTTCGCGACGGCGTACCGCTCATGGGCGAGGGCGGACTACCCGACATGCGCGTCGCGATCCTGCCTCGCGAAGACATTCGCTTCACGGATGGTTGGTATGTCCAGGGGCTCAAGGGGACCGGCAGCTTCGACTACGAGGTCCACGAGGTCTTCGTACCCGAGGTTCGGACTTATCCGCTCTTTACGCGCAACCCCCAAAGGGGCGGAAACGTCTTCCGGCTGGGCATCATGCCGATCGTGGCTGCGGGCCACGGGGCCTGGGCCATGGGCGTCGCGCGAAGTTGCCTCGACGACGTCATCGAACTCGCCGAGTCGAGGCAACGTATGGGCGACGCCACCACGTTGGCCAACAAGATGACCTTCCAGGTCGATCTGACGCATCACGAAGCCATGTGGCGCGCCGCCTGGTGTCTGCTGCGCGACGCCAATGAGGAGGTCTGGGAGCAGATCAACGGCGGCGCCGAACTCTCGCTCGAGATGCGCGCCGATCTCCGGATGGCCGCGAGCTATGCGACCAACGCATCGCGCGAGATCGTGCACTGGGCGCATCTCGCCGCGGGAACCACCGCCATTCGCGAGGGCTGCCGTCTCGAACGTGCGTTCCGCGACATGTACACCGGCACCCAGCACGCCTTCATCGGCGAAAAGACCTACGTCGATTCCGCGAACGTCATGCTCGGACTGTCGGACCAGCTCCCCGCACTCTGA
- a CDS encoding SDR family oxidoreductase, which produces MGRLEGKVAIVTGAARGTGAEAARLFVEEGAQVCVADILDERGEAHAAGLGAGAFFHHLDVRREEDWAALQEAVHARFGLVDVLVNNAAILDVRPIAELDPETVRNLLDVNLVGPMIGTRAVMPDMAARGAGSIVNLGSIDAMEGMGWVAPYSASKWGLRGFTKSAALELGQKGIRVNLVCPAGGSAELTEGFRKNLMERIEAGEKLFLKGIDHAVMGGRHAQPRDIANVILFLASDDAGFCNGAEYMVDGGHTAGHIWFATE; this is translated from the coding sequence GTGGGACGGTTGGAAGGCAAGGTTGCAATCGTGACGGGTGCGGCCCGCGGCACGGGGGCAGAGGCGGCGCGTCTGTTCGTGGAGGAAGGCGCCCAGGTCTGCGTTGCGGACATCCTGGACGAGCGCGGGGAGGCCCACGCGGCCGGACTCGGCGCCGGTGCCTTCTTCCACCATCTCGACGTGCGAAGGGAGGAAGACTGGGCCGCGCTCCAGGAAGCCGTCCACGCGCGTTTCGGCCTCGTGGACGTGCTGGTCAACAACGCAGCGATCCTCGACGTGCGGCCCATCGCCGAACTGGATCCCGAAACCGTGCGCAACCTGCTGGACGTGAACCTGGTCGGCCCGATGATCGGAACGCGCGCGGTCATGCCGGACATGGCGGCCCGGGGTGCCGGCTCGATCGTCAATCTCGGCTCGATCGATGCCATGGAGGGGATGGGTTGGGTCGCTCCCTACTCCGCTTCCAAGTGGGGCCTGCGTGGCTTCACCAAGTCGGCGGCTCTCGAGCTGGGCCAGAAGGGCATCCGGGTGAACCTGGTCTGTCCCGCCGGAGGTAGCGCCGAACTCACCGAGGGTTTTCGAAAGAACCTCATGGAGCGCATCGAGGCTGGCGAGAAGCTCTTCCTGAAGGGCATCGACCACGCTGTCATGGGCGGCCGCCATGCCCAGCCACGGGACATCGCCAACGTGATCCTCTTCCTGGCCTCGGATGACGCCGGCTTCTGCAACGGCGCCGAGTACATGGTGGACGGCGGGCACACTGCCGGGCATATCTGGTTCGCGACGGAGTAG
- a CDS encoding nitronate monooxygenase, with amino-acid sequence MDQDILHTKLCAMLGVELPIICFTHCRDVAVAAIHAGGFAMLGEAMHPTEKIEDDIRFIRAAVGDKPFGIDLVLPSSAPRSASAEEVYAEIPDEHKRFADEIKRKYDVPEPERAVALDQWGGLNKRIGHAQLDLLLDERVPVIATGLGSPDHLFDAAHERGLYVFSLIGARRQAVRQLERGADAIVAQGYDAAGHTGASGTFSIVPEVVAIAGDRPVIAAGGVTTGRHLAAALCLGAAGIWAGTVWLASEESDIDPLVKERIAAANADETRRTACISGKTMRVLKCPWTEEWERAEAPEVLRSPYQMMLTKSYLQGANDAHRPDLMTEAVGQGVGFVTEMLPVREILTDMADEARSVLLGLAP; translated from the coding sequence ATGGACCAGGATATCCTGCACACGAAGCTGTGCGCCATGTTGGGTGTGGAGCTGCCGATCATCTGCTTCACCCATTGTCGCGACGTGGCGGTCGCGGCCATCCATGCCGGTGGGTTCGCCATGCTGGGTGAGGCGATGCACCCGACCGAGAAGATCGAGGACGACATCCGCTTCATTCGTGCCGCTGTCGGGGACAAGCCGTTTGGAATCGATCTGGTCCTGCCCTCTTCGGCGCCGCGCAGCGCCAGCGCAGAAGAGGTATACGCCGAGATTCCGGACGAGCACAAGCGTTTTGCGGATGAGATCAAGCGCAAGTATGACGTCCCGGAGCCCGAGCGTGCGGTTGCGCTCGACCAGTGGGGAGGCCTGAACAAGAGGATCGGCCACGCGCAGCTCGATCTCCTGCTCGACGAGCGCGTTCCCGTCATTGCGACCGGCCTCGGTAGCCCAGACCATCTCTTCGATGCGGCGCACGAGCGCGGGCTCTATGTGTTCAGCCTGATTGGCGCGCGGCGGCAGGCCGTCCGGCAGCTCGAGCGGGGCGCGGATGCGATCGTGGCTCAGGGCTACGACGCCGCTGGCCATACGGGTGCATCGGGCACGTTCTCGATCGTTCCTGAAGTGGTTGCCATCGCCGGCGACAGGCCGGTGATTGCAGCCGGTGGCGTTACGACGGGTCGGCACCTGGCGGCGGCGCTCTGTCTGGGGGCAGCAGGGATCTGGGCGGGAACGGTGTGGCTCGCGTCGGAGGAGTCGGATATCGATCCCCTGGTCAAGGAGCGGATCGCCGCCGCCAACGCAGACGAGACACGCCGCACGGCCTGCATCTCGGGCAAGACCATGCGGGTTCTCAAATGCCCGTGGACCGAGGAGTGGGAGCGCGCCGAGGCCCCCGAGGTACTGCGAAGCCCGTATCAGATGATGCTCACGAAGAGCTACCTGCAGGGGGCCAACGACGCGCACCGGCCCGACCTGATGACCGAGGCGGTCGGCCAGGGCGTGGGGTTCGTGACAGAGATGCTGCCCGTTCGCGAGATCCTCACCGACATGGC
- a CDS encoding DUF4440 domain-containing protein: MKTGRLGLVACGVAWLAVAQTGCAHIGPDADSQRAESRRIVRELFDALSRSDVATVDRLYADDFEIWTAGNMPFSGRHDKAYALGATEMILGAFPQGIAFTIDAMTVEGERVAIEAHSDGTHVSGTHYHNEYHFLLRIRGGQVVEFKEYMDTALAAEVLVGGQ; this comes from the coding sequence ATGAAAACTGGCCGGCTAGGTCTCGTCGCCTGCGGGGTCGCGTGGCTCGCTGTCGCTCAGACGGGCTGCGCGCACATCGGGCCCGACGCCGATTCGCAGCGGGCGGAGAGCCGTCGAATCGTGCGCGAGTTGTTCGACGCGCTCAGTCGTAGTGACGTCGCGACCGTCGATCGGCTGTATGCCGACGACTTCGAGATCTGGACGGCCGGAAACATGCCGTTCTCGGGACGGCACGACAAAGCCTACGCGCTCGGTGCCACCGAGATGATCCTGGGGGCGTTTCCGCAGGGAATCGCGTTCACGATCGACGCCATGACCGTGGAAGGCGAACGGGTGGCCATCGAGGCGCACTCCGACGGCACGCACGTCAGCGGTACCCACTACCACAACGAGTATCACTTCCTGCTGCGGATTCGTGGCGGGCAGGTCGTCGAGTTCAAGGAGTACATGGACACCGCGCTCGCTGCGGAGGTGCTGGTCGGCGGCCAATAG